From the Tripterygium wilfordii isolate XIE 37 chromosome 6, ASM1340144v1, whole genome shotgun sequence genome, one window contains:
- the LOC119999290 gene encoding transcription factor MYB35 encodes MGRPPCCDKLNVKRGPWTAEEDAKILAYVSNHGVGNWTLVPKKAGLNRCGKSCRLRWTNYLRPDLKHDGFTPQEEEHIINLHKVIGSRWSLIAKQLPGRTDNDVKNYWNTKLKKKLSKMGIDPVTHKPFLQILSEYGNISIGTSNATIMSKPEPTCSVLTGLSSSYSKLMIRNPVMEQVNDNMISISNNPNPSWDFVGFHVDNPKNVQSHFFGEATSSCSSPSTTAFSQFTSPQSFSHRPPPEAAHIPRNSNSFTWNEFLLSDPASCVDPPRQEQEHNPSGMLLSSDSSTVTPNELSQCFNGVGFGGSGVNNCADSTSSSASSFVDAILDHDRELCSQFPELLDASFDY; translated from the exons ATGGGGAGACCTCCTTGTTGTGACAAACTGAATGTCAAGAGGGGACCTTGGACTGCAGAAGAAGATGCAAAGATTCTTGCTTATGTATCCAACCATGGAGTTGGTAACTGGACTTTGGTCCCTAAAAAAGCAG GACTTAACAGATGTGGTAAGAGCTGCAGACTTAGGTGGACTAATTACTTGAGACCGGACCTTAAACACGACGGCTTTACGCCTCAAGAAGAAGAGCACATAATTAATCTTCACAAAGTTATTGGTAGCAG GTGGTCTTTGATTGCTAAACAGCTACCAGGGAGAACAGACAATGATGTGAAGAACTATTGGAACACAAAACTGAAGAAGAAGCTTTCAAAGATGGGAATTGATCCTGTGACTCACAAACCATTCTTACAGATTCTATCAGAGTATGGAAATATCAGCATTGGAACCTCTAATGCCACAATTATGTCTAAACCAGAACCAACTTGTTCTGTCCTCACAGGACTTTCTTCTAGTTATTCTAAGCTGATGATCAGAAACCCTGTGATGGAGCAAGTGAATGATAATATGATCAGTATCAGCAACAACCCTAACCCTTCTTGGGATTTTGTGGGGTTTCATGTCGATAACCCGAAAAATGTCCAGTCACATTTCTTTGGTGAAGCCACCTCTTCATGTTCATCACCATCTACTACTGCATTTTCACAATTTACCTCTCCACAGTCCTTTTCTCACAGGCCACCGCCAGAGGCTGCTCACATTCCGCGGAACTCTAATTCGTTTACTTGGAACGAATTTCTCCTCAGCGATCCAGCTTCGTGCGTTGATCCTCCGCGGCAGGAGCAAGAGCACAACCCTTCTGGAATGCTATTGTCAAGCGATTCGTCGACTGTGACTCCTAATGAGTTGTCCCAGTGCTTCAACGGAGTTGGATTTGGTGGTTCTGGAGTTAATAACTGTGCTGATAGCACTTCATCTTCTGCAAGTTCATTTGTGGATGCAATATTGGATCATGACAGAGAATTGTGTTCGCAATTCCCTGAACTTTTAGATGCTTCTTTTGATTACTAA
- the LOC120000957 gene encoding esterase-like isoform X1 — MDFPCMNIFLCVLFLCIACILNPTFSLESCVFPAIFNFGDSNSDTGGLSATSLITLPPPYGETFFHKPAGRGSDGRHIIDFIAQSFGLPFLHGYLDSLGANFSHGANFATGGASINGGLLKVGGFSFYLNIQYEEFKQFKFRSERIREKGGIFATLMPKEEYFSNALYTFDIGQNDLIGPFLFNFSVHEVNASVINIINDFITNVKNTYKLGGRSFWIHNTGPLGCFASSLAIFPLGERDDAGCVKPYNQVAQYFNYLLREAVLQLRHDFPQAAFTYVDVYSVKYSLFEQSERYGFEHPLVVCCGYGGKYNFTIGAFCGDTITVNGTQIFVGSCERPDVQVDWDGAHYTDAANKFVFDQISTGAFSDPPIPLRMACHRNTSFFNDHMH; from the exons ATGGATTTTCCTTGCATGAACATCTTCCTCTGTGTATTATTCCTTTGTATAGCTTGCATCTTGAATCCCACCTTCTCTTTGGAAAGTTGCGTCTTCCCAGCCATATTTAACTTTGGTGACTCCAATTCCGACACCGGTGGTCTATCTGCAACTTCCCTAATCACTCTCCCTCCTCCCTATGGAGAGACATTTTTTCACAAGCCTGCGGGGAGGGGATCCGATGGTCGCCACATCATCGATTTCATCG CACAAAGTTTTGGCCTGCCATTTCTGCATGGATATCTTGATTCTTTGGGGGCTAACTTCTCCCATGGTGCAAATTTTGCCACGGGAGGAGCCTCCATCAATGGAGGACTACTGAAGGTGGGAGGATTCAGCTTCTATCTCAATATACAGTACGAAGAATTCAAACAATTCAAATTCAGATCGGAAAGGATCAGAGAAAAAG GTGGAATATTTGCGACTCTAATGCCGAAAGAGGAATATTTTTCAAATGCCTTGTATACATTTGACATCGGTCAAAATGATCTTATTGGGCCATTTCTGTTCAACTTTTCTGTACACGAAGTTAACGCTTCTGTTATTAATATCATCAATGACTTTATTACTAATGTGAAG AATACATACAAGTTAGGCGGTAGATCGTTTTGGATTCATAACACAGGACCATTAGGTTGCTTTGCTAGCAGTTTGGCGATCTTTCCCTTAGGTGAGAGGGACGATGCTGGTTGCGTAAAACCTTACAACCAAGTGGCTCAGTATTTTAACTACTTGTTGAGAGAAGCTGTATTGCAACTAAGGCACGATTTTCCACAGGCTGCATTCACATATGTTGATGTCTACTCTGTCAAGTACTCTCTCTTTGAACAATCAGAAAGATACG GCTTTGAGCATCCACTTGTAGTATGTTGTGGCTACGGAGGCAAGTACAATTTTACTATTGGAGCTTTCTGTGGAGACACTATAACAGTTAATGGCACCCAAATATTTGTTGGTTCGTGTGAGCGTCCTGATGTTCAAGTAGATTGGGATGGCGCACACTATACAGATGCAGCTAACAAGTTTGTTTTTGATCAAATCTCAACTGGAGCTTTCTCTGACCCTCCCATTCCCTTGAGAATGGCATGCCACAGAAACACAAGCTTCTTCAACGACCATATGCACTAA
- the LOC120000955 gene encoding esterase-like isoform X2, translated as MDFPCMNNFLCVLFLCITCILNPTFSLESCDFPAIFNFGDSNSDTGGLSATSLITLPPPYGETFFHKPAGRGSDGRHIIDFIAQSFGLPFLHGYLDSLGANFSHGANFATGGASINGGLLKVNGFSFYLNIQYDEFRQFKLRSQMIREKGGIFATLMPKKEYFSNALYTFDIGQNDLFGPFLFNFSVQDVNASVPNIINDFVTNVENIYKLGGRSFWIHNAGPIGCPAYSLEIFPSGERDNVGCIKPYNEVAQYFNYMLREAVLQLRQDFPEAAFTYVDVYSVKYSLFEEPERYGFEHPLVVCCGYGGKYNFTVGVLCGDTITVNGTQIFVGSCERPAVRVIWDGAHYTDAANKFVFDQISTGAFSDPPIPLRMACHRNTSFFNDHMR; from the exons ATGGATTTTCCATGCATGAACAACTTCCTCTGTGTATTATTCCTTTGTATAACTTGCATCTTGAATCCCACCTTC TCTTTGGAAAGTTGCGACTTCCCGGCCATATTTAACTTTGGTGACTCCAACTCGGACACCGGTGGTCTATCTGCAACTTCCCTAATCACTCTCCCTCCTCCCTATGGAGAGACATTTTTTCACAAGCCTGCGGGGAGGGGATCCGATGGTCGCCACATCATCGATTTCATCG CACAAAGTTTTGGCCTGCCATTTCTGCACGGATATCTTGATTCTTTGGGGGCTAATTTCTCCCATGGTGCAAATTTTGCCACTGGAGGAGCCTCCATCAATGGAGGACTATTGAAGGTGAATGGATTTAGCTTCTATCTTAATATACAGTACGACGAATTCAGACAATTCAAACTCAGATCGCAAATGATCAGAGAAAAAG GTGGAATATTTGCAACTCTAATGCCGAAAAAGGAATATTTTTCAAATGCCTTGTATACGTTTGACATCGGCCAGAATGATCTTTTTGGACCATTTCTGTTTAACTTTTCTGTACAAGACGTTAACGCTTCTGTCCCTAATATCATCAATGACTTTGTTACAAATGTGGAG AATATATATAAGTTAGGAGGTAGATCGTTTTGGATTCATAACGCAGGACCTATAGGTTGCCCAGCTTATAGTTTGGAGATCTTTCCCTCGGGCGAGAGGGACAATGTTGGTTGCATAAAACCTTACAACGAAGTAGCTCAGTATTTTAACTACATGTTGAGAGAAGCCGTATTGCAACTAAGGCAGGATTTTCCGGAGGCTGCATTCACATATGTTGACGTCTACTCTGTCAAGTACTCTCTCTTCGAAGAACCAGAAAGATACG GATTTGAGCATCCACTAGTAGTATGTTGTGGCTATGGAGGCAAGTACAATTTTACTGTTGGAGTTTTGTGCGGAGACACAATAACAGTTAACGGCACCCAAATATTTGTTGGTTCATGCGAGCGCCCCGCTGTTCGGGTAATTTGGGATGGCGCACACTACACAGATGCAGCTAACAAGTTTGTTTTTGATCAAATCTCGACCGGAGCTTTCTCAGACCCTCCTATTCCCTTGAGAATGGCATGTCACAGAAACACAAGCTTCTTCAACGACCATATGCGCTAA
- the LOC119999498 gene encoding probable prolyl 4-hydroxylase 7: MGWQLRVDLEAIRTNNLLVTSSQPHHFCLICNSYEDSLLSLSEIQALENFPMKTRFSLSFSLCFFLLLLLPRPSHSSWFGDQKRPGSLLRLKNGGFSAAFDPTRVTQLSWRPRAFLYKGFLTDEECDHLINLARDKLEKSMVADNESGKSIESKVRTSSGMFLEKAQDDVVASIEARIAAWTFLPVENGESIQILHYEHGQKYEPHHDFFQDKVNQALGGHRVATVLMYLSNVEKGGETVFPNSEEKMSQSKDDSWSDCAKSGYAVKTRKGDALLFFSLFPDATTDENSLHGSCPVIEGEKWSATKWIHVRSFDKAVASDDGDCVDKNDNCPTWAKLGECEKNPRYMVGSEGYSGNCRKSCNVCSS; encoded by the exons ATGGGATGGCAACTGCGGGTTGATTTGGAAGCCATTAGAACCAATAATCTTTTAGTCACAAGTTCACAGCCCCACCATTTCTGTTTAATCTGTAATTCGTATGAAGACTCGCTTCTCTCTTTGTCAGAGATTCAGGCATTGGAGAATTTTCCTATGAAGACTCgcttttctctctcattttctctgtgtttcttcctcctcctcctcctccctcgACCTTCCCATTCTTCCTGGTTCGGCGACCAGAAGAG GCCCGGATCGTTGCTTAGATTGAAAAATGGAGGCTTTTCTGCCGCATTTGACCCCACGAGGGTCACTCAGCTCTCGTGGCGTCCTAG GGCTTTTCTGTACAAGGGCTTTTTAACAGATGAGGAGTGTGATCATCTCATCAATCTG GCTAGGGATAAACTGGAGAAATCTATGGTGGCAGATAACGAGTCGGGTAAAAGTATAGAGAGCAAAGTGCGAACAAGCTCTGGCATGTTTCTTGAAAAAGCTCAG GATGATGTAGTAGCTAGTATTGAGGCAAGGATTGCAGCTTGGACCTTCCTTCCAGTAG AAAATGGGGAGTCCATTCAAATACTGCATTATGAGCACGGTCAAAAGTATGAGCCACATCATGATTTCTTTCAAGACAAGGTGAATCAAGCGCTGGGTGGCCACCGAGTTGCCACCGTCTTGATGTATTTGTCTAATGTTGAGAAGGGTGGAGAAACGGTCTTTCCCAACTCAGAG GAAAAAATGTCTCAATCAAAGGATGATAGCTGGTCTGACTGTGCTAAATCTGGCTATGCAG TGAAAACCAGGAAGGGTGATGCATTGCTGTTCTTCAGTCTTTTTCCTGATGCAACTACAGATGAAAACAGCTTGCATGGGAGCTGCCCAGTCATTGAGGGCGAGAAGTGGTCTGCGACAAAGTGGATCCACGTCAGGTCGTTTGACAAAGCAGTAGCATCGGACGATGGGGATTGTGTAGATAAGAATGACAACTGCCCTACTTGGGCAAAATTGGGTGAGTGTGAGAAGAACCCTCGCTATATGGTGGGTTCCGAGGGATATAGTGGAAATTGTAGGAAGAGTTGCAACGTCTGCTCTTCATAG
- the LOC120000957 gene encoding esterase-like isoform X2, translating into MDFPCMNIFLCVLFLCIACILNPTFSLESCVFPAIFNFGDSNSDTGGLSATSLITLPPPYGETFFHKPAGRGSDGRHIIDFIAQSFGLPFLHGYLDSLGANFSHGANFATGGASINGGLLKVGGFSFYLNIQYEEFKQFKFRSERIREKGGIFATLMPKEEYFSNALYTFDIGQNDLIGPFLFNFSVHEVNASVINIINDFITNVKNTYKLGGRSFWIHNTGPLGCFASSLAIFPLGERDDAGCVKPYNQVAQYFNYLLREAVLQLRHDFPQAAFTYVDVYSVKYSLFEQSERYGFEHPLVVCCGYGGKYNFTIGAFCGDTITVNGTQIFVGSCERPDVQVDWDGAHYTDAANKFVFDQISTGAFSDPPIPLRMACHRNTSFFNDHMH; encoded by the exons ATGGATTTTCCTTGCATGAACATCTTCCTCTGTGTATTATTCCTTTGTATAGCTTGCATCTTGAATCCCACCTTCTCTTTGGAAAGTTGCGTCTTCCCAGCCATATTTAACTTTGGTGACTCCAATTCCGACACCGGTGGTCTATCTGCAACTTCCCTAATCACTCTCCCTCCTCCCTATGGAGAGACATTTTTTCACAAGCCTGCGGGGAGGGGATCCGATGGTCGCCACATCATCGATTTCATCG CACAAAGTTTTGGCCTGCCATTTCTGCATGGATATCTTGATTCTTTGGGGGCTAACTTCTCCCATGGTGCAAATTTTGCCACGGGAGGAGCCTCCATCAATGGAGGACTACTGAAGGTGGGAGGATTCAGCTTCTATCTCAATATACAGTACGAAGAATTCAAACAATTCAAATTCAGATCGGAAAGGATCAGAGAAAAAG GTGGAATATTTGCGACTCTAATGCCGAAAGAGGAATATTTTTCAAATGCCTTGTATACATTTGACATCGGTCAAAATGATCTTATTGGGCCATTTCTGTTCAACTTTTCTGTACACGAAGTTAACGCTTCTGTTATTAATATCATCAATGACTTTATTACTAATGTGAAG AATACATACAAGTTAGGCGGTAGATCGTTTTGGATTCATAACACAGGACCATTAGGTTGCTTTGCTAGCAGTTTGGCGATCTTTCCCTTAGGTGAGAGGGACGATGCTGGTTGCGTAAAACCTTACAACCAAGTGGCTCAGTATTTTAACTACTTGTTGAGAGAAGCTGTATTGCAACTAAGGCACGATTTTCCACAGGCTGCATTCACATATGTTGATGTCTACTCTGTCAAGTACTCTCTCTTTGAACAATCAGAAAGATACG GCTTTGAGCATCCACTTGTAGTATGTTGTGGCTACGGAGGCAAGTACAATTTTACTATTGGAGCTTTCTGTGGAGACACTATAACAGTTAATGGCACCCAAATATTTGTTGGTTCGTGTGAGCGTCCTGATGTTCAAGTAGATTGGGATGGCGCACACTATACAGATGCAGCTAACAAGTTTGTTTTTGATCAAATCTCAACTGGAGCTTTCTCTGACCCTCCCATTCCCTTGAGAATGGCATGCCACAGAAACACAAGCTTCTTCAACGAC CATATGCACTAA
- the LOC120000484 gene encoding pathogenesis-related thaumatin-like protein 3.5: MEFFPAMLWLFILFGHGLAHQVTFYVHNKCPFPIWPGTASNTGQPVIADGGFYLASGDTARISAPWTWSGRIWARTGCNFNSNWKPTCETGDCDGRLACNGLVGTPPVTLVQFALQGNTGKPDFYDVSLVDGYNIPVFVSNRQLTPKCTINGCNKNLKNSCPPELQVVNANWEVVACKSACLAFNLDSFCCRNEYGTPEKCKPSVYSKLFRDACPSYYSYAYDKQAPLVTCPSSNEYVITFCPSSWGAGGSHSSV, from the exons ATGGAGTTCTTTCCGGCTATGTTATGGCTTTTTATCTTATTTG GGCATGGATTAGCACATCAAGTAACATTTTATGTGCACAACAAATGCCCCTTCCCAATTTGGCCAGGGACAGCCTCTAACACAGGCCAACCGGTCATTGCTGATGGTGGCTTCTACCTCGCCTCAGGCGACACCGCGCGAATTTCTGCACCGTGGACTTGGAGTGGCCGAATTTGGGCACGGACCGGCTGCAATTTCAATTCTAATTGGAAACCTACGTGTGAGACTGGAGACTGCGACGGGCGACTAGCGTGTAATGGACTAGTAGGCACTCCACCAGTCACATTAGTACAATTTGCCCTACAAGGAAACACCGGGAAGCCCGATTTCTACGACGTAAGCTTGGTCGATGGCTACAACATCCCCGTCTTCGTCTCGAACAGACAATTAACACCAAAATGTACCATAAATGGTTGCaacaagaacctgaagaactcGTGTCCGCCGGAGCTACAAGTCGTGAACGCTAACTGGGAAGTCGTGGCGTGCAAAAGCGCTTGCTTGGCCTTCAATCTTGACTCGTTTTGTTGCAGAAATGAGTATGGAACGCCTGAGAAATGCAAGCCAAGTGTGTACTCCAAGCTGTTTAGGGATGCTTGTCCTTCTTATTACAGTTATGCTTATGACAAACAAGCTCCATTGGTTACTTGTCCTTCTTCTAACGAGTATGTCATCACCTTCTGTCCTTCATCTTGGGGTGCTGGTGGTTCTCACTCGTCTGTGtag
- the LOC120000955 gene encoding esterase-like isoform X1 — protein sequence MLSFQFPERLTMELPFMNIFLCVLFLCLTCTLNPIFSLESCNFPDIFNFGDYNSNPTSSLESCDFPAIFNFGDSNSDTGGLSATSLITLPPPYGETFFHKPAGRGSDGRHIIDFIAQSFGLPFLHGYLDSLGANFSHGANFATGGASINGGLLKVNGFSFYLNIQYDEFRQFKLRSQMIREKGGIFATLMPKKEYFSNALYTFDIGQNDLFGPFLFNFSVQDVNASVPNIINDFVTNVENIYKLGGRSFWIHNAGPIGCPAYSLEIFPSGERDNVGCIKPYNEVAQYFNYMLREAVLQLRQDFPEAAFTYVDVYSVKYSLFEEPERYGFEHPLVVCCGYGGKYNFTVGVLCGDTITVNGTQIFVGSCERPAVRVIWDGAHYTDAANKFVFDQISTGAFSDPPIPLRMACHRNTSFFNDHMR from the exons ATGTTGAGTTTCCAGTTTCCGGAAAGGTTGACGATGGAGCTCCCTTTCATGAACATCTTCCTCTGTGTGCTCTTCCTTTGTTTAACTTGCACCTTGAATCCCATCTTCTCTTTGGAAAGTTGCAACTTCCCGGACATATTTAACTTCGGTGACTACAATTCAAATCCCACCAGTTCTTTGGAAAGTTGCGACTTCCCGGCCATATTTAACTTTGGTGACTCCAACTCGGACACCGGTGGTCTATCTGCAACTTCCCTAATCACTCTCCCTCCTCCCTATGGAGAGACATTTTTTCACAAGCCTGCGGGGAGGGGATCCGATGGTCGCCACATCATCGATTTCATCG CACAAAGTTTTGGCCTGCCATTTCTGCACGGATATCTTGATTCTTTGGGGGCTAATTTCTCCCATGGTGCAAATTTTGCCACTGGAGGAGCCTCCATCAATGGAGGACTATTGAAGGTGAATGGATTTAGCTTCTATCTTAATATACAGTACGACGAATTCAGACAATTCAAACTCAGATCGCAAATGATCAGAGAAAAAG GTGGAATATTTGCAACTCTAATGCCGAAAAAGGAATATTTTTCAAATGCCTTGTATACGTTTGACATCGGCCAGAATGATCTTTTTGGACCATTTCTGTTTAACTTTTCTGTACAAGACGTTAACGCTTCTGTCCCTAATATCATCAATGACTTTGTTACAAATGTGGAG AATATATATAAGTTAGGAGGTAGATCGTTTTGGATTCATAACGCAGGACCTATAGGTTGCCCAGCTTATAGTTTGGAGATCTTTCCCTCGGGCGAGAGGGACAATGTTGGTTGCATAAAACCTTACAACGAAGTAGCTCAGTATTTTAACTACATGTTGAGAGAAGCCGTATTGCAACTAAGGCAGGATTTTCCGGAGGCTGCATTCACATATGTTGACGTCTACTCTGTCAAGTACTCTCTCTTCGAAGAACCAGAAAGATACG GATTTGAGCATCCACTAGTAGTATGTTGTGGCTATGGAGGCAAGTACAATTTTACTGTTGGAGTTTTGTGCGGAGACACAATAACAGTTAACGGCACCCAAATATTTGTTGGTTCATGCGAGCGCCCCGCTGTTCGGGTAATTTGGGATGGCGCACACTACACAGATGCAGCTAACAAGTTTGTTTTTGATCAAATCTCGACCGGAGCTTTCTCAGACCCTCCTATTCCCTTGAGAATGGCATGTCACAGAAACACAAGCTTCTTCAACGACCATATGCGCTAA
- the LOC120000957 gene encoding esterase-like isoform X3: protein MHTLSTNGLIFFSWCDDKAQSFGLPFLHGYLDSLGANFSHGTNFATGGAAINGGLLKVGGFSFYRNIQYDEFKQFKLRSQRIREKGGIFATLMPKEEYFSNALYTFDIGQNDLIGPFLFNFSVHEVNASVINIINDFITNVKNTYKLGGRSFWIHNTGPLGCFASSLAIFPLGERDDAGCVKPYNQVAQYFNYLLREAVLQLRHDFPQAAFTYVDVYSVKYSLFEQSERYGFEHPLVVCCGYGGKYNFTIGAFCGDTITVNGTQIFVGSCERPDVQVDWDGAHYTDAANKFVFDQISTGAFSDPPIPLRMACHRNTSFFNDHMH from the exons ATGCATACTTTAAGCACTAAtggtttgattttcttttcttggtgtGACGATAAAGCACAAAGTTTTGGCCTGCCATTTCTGCACGGATATCTTGATTCTTTGGGGGCTAACTTCTCCCATGGTACAAATTTTGCCACGGGAGGAGCCGCCATCAATGGAGGACTACTGAAGGTGGGAGGATTCAGCTTCTATCGCAATATACAGTACGACGAATTCAAACAATTCAAACTCAGATCGCAAAGGATCAGAGAAAAAG GTGGAATATTTGCGACTCTAATGCCGAAAGAGGAATATTTTTCAAATGCCTTGTATACATTTGACATCGGTCAAAATGATCTTATTGGGCCATTTCTGTTCAACTTTTCTGTACACGAAGTTAACGCTTCTGTTATTAATATCATCAATGACTTTATTACTAATGTGAAG AATACATACAAGTTAGGCGGTAGATCGTTTTGGATTCATAACACAGGACCATTAGGTTGCTTTGCTAGCAGTTTGGCGATCTTTCCCTTAGGTGAGAGGGACGATGCTGGTTGCGTAAAACCTTACAACCAAGTGGCTCAGTATTTTAACTACTTGTTGAGAGAAGCTGTATTGCAACTAAGGCACGATTTTCCACAGGCTGCATTCACATATGTTGATGTCTACTCTGTCAAGTACTCTCTCTTTGAACAATCAGAAAGATACG GCTTTGAGCATCCACTTGTAGTATGTTGTGGCTACGGAGGCAAGTACAATTTTACTATTGGAGCTTTCTGTGGAGACACTATAACAGTTAATGGCACCCAAATATTTGTTGGTTCGTGTGAGCGTCCTGATGTTCAAGTAGATTGGGATGGCGCACACTATACAGATGCAGCTAACAAGTTTGTTTTTGATCAAATCTCAACTGGAGCTTTCTCTGACCCTCCCATTCCCTTGAGAATGGCATGCCACAGAAACACAAGCTTCTTCAACGACCATATGCACTAA